The following nucleotide sequence is from Macrobrachium nipponense isolate FS-2020 chromosome 21, ASM1510439v2, whole genome shotgun sequence.
GGATGATtggtgtatatttgtatatttgcaaCTTCAAATCTACTTTCAAATGAAatctattttcaattttcttttatctggTGGATGAAGCAAGGGCTCCAAACAAATGCCAGATTACTTCAGATCAGTACGATATGCCCCGGGATGAGGGTGGAAGAACATTTCCTCCTCCTTGAGTGAAGTCTGAAGATGACCGGTGCTTTAAAAGAATTACCACCTTTTCATTTCCAGGTTGGTCTTCTCCCCAGGGTGCATTAatgtcttttatttccttttccttttctcggTGGTTTTCGCTGAGTTTATCGCTTTCCAGGAGAGTCGAAGGTGATTAAGGATATGTGTAACCCTTAATTGCaactagaaaaaagaaaactttagttCGAATGTGCTGCAGGAAGGAACAAATATTAACCATTTTCCCAGGGTTTATGCCTTCATGAGCAACAACAGGAATCTGatcgaaaatataaaaagaaaaagttctcttttttttactaaatacgcTTTAAAAGTGGTTAGTTATAATTTGATAAATTCTCCACACTTTTGAGAAAAATTCTCATATTTTCCTCTTCATTCGGCTAGTTTTCTTTACTTATTGTTCCTGAGTTGAGGTTGCATTATTCAATTGCCAATAAATCTCAAGAGTTCATCGACAAGATTTGTAAAGAAGTCGTTATGATAAGTTTTCGTAATTGaaatttttctattataatatttgCAAACTGTATATAAACATTTTCTTATAAATGTCGGGAAGATATCCATCAGAGAATATTATATTCACCGTCatgatatataaagtttttaaaatcaaCCTCCATCCTTTTCAGCAGGCAGGTCGATGATGTCGAGGAAATAGGTTTTGGTCAAAGGCAAAGCCTCATGAATAATTATGTTTACCACTAAATATCAAGTCAGGTAAAAATTGGaataaatgatctctctctctctctctctctctctctctctctctctctctctcctctcatggcCATATGTATAGTCATTTTAGACATCACTGAACCTTTACGAAGGTGCAGGGTGAATATGGATTTGATGGCTAAAGTTTTTATTGTAGACGACTAAATTCATCCTAGAGCTTTTCAGTTATAATCTGGAAAGATaatcattaaatatatactatactaatttTTTCTCCGTTCACCTTATGACGTATCGCCTTGTTACTTATTCATGAACTGTGATAATAGGAAATGACTCAGGGAAGACCAAGGGTTTTCGTAACTTGATCATTCTTcataatgacactgatgatgTAACTCAGATCTAACTTGTAAAATTAATTTATGGATGTAATTACTGTCGAGGTCAGCAGTCAATGAAAGGTGTAAAAACAGTTAATTTGCTTTAGTCACGAGTTAATCTCATGAGCTTTTGTTGATTGTTTAATTAAACCGGCTTGACATGTGCTTTAATTTGCACCCcaattatcctttttattttactcattgATTTATAAATTGATAGTAAATTTCTAACACATTTCCCGTGAAGCAAATATCTCGTGAGATCAAAATTACGTTTGAATGGGTATAGACATAGAGATTTTTCGAAAATAATGCTAATGTTATAATTGTTCCAAAGAATGAGCTATGATCATAACATTCATGATAGCTCATTGAAGTCCACTGAGGCTGTTGCCATTCATATAACTTAccgattataatttttttttgttgcatcCATCTTCAGTAAGTACCAGTAATATATCAGTTTCATTAGATCATGAGTATATGTccagtattattaattaattagccTCCAGCATAATTTAATAGATTGACAATGCGTGGGTTGATGGGGGTTAGGGGCCAGTGTTGACTGTACATAGAGGCTCTTTGCAGCGACCTTTTACCCATTAACACCAATCCAcctttcctttttaataagattaaatccTACCGGAGAACCCCATGAGAGTAGAGATATGACTCAGAGgtctaactaataataatgataataataagtttgccAACTTGCGTACAAATAAATACTTGGGACTTTGGTGAAAAGTCACTTTAGTTGTCAGGTAATTGTTTAGAAACTTCTTtatgaaaactttatttatacacgattttttttagaaaatcaaCATATTAGCACCATCGGTATTTTGCTAGGTTGCTTTATTTGGTTGTTTGCTTGTTGCGTCAATGTAAGTGTTGGTCTACACAGACTGATCCGAAGATTCTTTATTTATCGAGCTACTGCGCAAAGTTGTCACACTtcgttttttattcattatacacGCTGAGGTCTACTAAATGCGAGGCAATATTTTCTGCACTATGAATACTGATAATAGTAACATAAAACGTTCTGCAGTTGGCGTCTTTAAATTTCTGTTGGTTAATCATTAAATGCATTAATCTTTAATCGTCACAGTGATTCTTAGAATCGTCATCATGAGGAAAATATATCTACGGAGCCTGCAGCGTTTATACTGATTTAAGATCTTTTTTAAGTGAACGATCTTGAACCCATGATAAACATATTTCAGATTTGAGTCTTGTATTGCAATTCAGTTCGCGTTTTTTCGAGccgttacgtatatatatattaatatatagatatatatatagtcatatatatatatatatatattatatatatatatatgatatatgtaatattaatatatatatacatatataatatatatatatatattatatatatatatatatatgtatatttatatatatattattaatatatatattatatatatatactatattatattatatatatatatatatatatatataatgtttcataTATGTGAATGTCGATAGTAATATTCAAGTGCAGGATATTTTatactcattattttttttcacttttttcgtttcttttatttttccaaagggaaggcatttcatatttttatttaatttctttaagaCCGTCCATCATCATTCAAATGTTCAAATGCGGATGTTTGTAAAGGACAGAGCAGTTCACCcgaaaatttctttgaagtttaaTCCACAGTCTTCCATAATGTTAATTACTTTTGAAAAatctttacctcctcctcctcctcctcatcctcctccccctcctcctcctcatcctctcctcctcctcctcctcctcgcataTCTAACCATCCTCACCTCAAaatcctcccccctcctcctcctcatcctcgtcCCTCCTGAAGCCTTTTCCATAGTACCCCTAAGTCCTAATTACTTTTGAACAACTTCCTTGcctacctcctcctcttctcatctTCTTCCTGTTTGTTCCTCATATACTggtcatatatgtttaaaaatgctctatgaaattcaaagaaaaatactCGTCTGACTTTTTGCAGTATAGGCAAATATTATTCTGctattctctcttatttatttctctcttcctttctctttcttctcaaaattaatttatcatatgtGAAACAAAGAATCcaaaaagttttattccctttcttcctctcTAGCCTTCATACTGAACTAATTTTAAAAATCTCATAGTACCTTTACTCTAAGTaattctttcaattttctaagataattctctctctctctctctctctctctctctctctctctctctctctctctctctatctctccttctttcctaacttttccttctctctctcctctctcctcgtcctccctcttcccccgtctctctctctctcatgttgtgaATTTATTCTTAGAAGTGAACGGCAAAATTCTGTGAGGAATTTTCTTAAGCTGCTGCTGTTAGTCAAGTTCAGATTTTTCCCTCCTTCGGATTTATTTAGGAGGAAGATTGAATTAAAGGTGTCCCTCCCGACCTCAAAACGCATTGCTCATCGTCTTGCCTATGCCATTCACCGAGGAGGTTTAAAGCTTTTTCGCTTCGGTTGGTCTGCCTGTTTATTTGctagaatttatttttgaaaagctGATTTTATAACTCACTATTTCTGAGGAAAGTTGATTACACTTGGTTGTTTATAAATTGGTtcaggatataattttttttattcttctgtttttcttgttTATGACTGGTTTATATTTTAAGACAGAACGGCCCTAGTTTGCCCTTGCAACCAAATGCCATTCATATTAAAAAAGGCTCTGGTCTTAACAAAGCTCCCCAGTTTGCCCTCACAACCAGTTCCCATTCAGACCATAAAAGCCCTAGTCTTACCGAAAAGGCCCCAGTTTGGCCCCTCATCCAAGttcccattcagataaaaaaaaaaggccttagtTTTACCAAAAGAGTCACAGTTTGCCCCACAACCAAGTTTCCATCCTAACCAAAAGGGCCCTTGTCTTATTAAAAGGGCCTCAGTTTGCATCCTGATGCTGTGAGGTGCAGCAAATGAGCCGGAAAAAGTAGCGATAGAGTGTAAGAAATCTTGATCAAGGATATTGGTTACTCACAGCCAAGTTCCCATCCTGACCAAAAAGGCCCTAGACTTACCAATAGGGCCCCAGTTTGCCCTGCAACCAATTTCCCATTCAGAACaaaaatgtcctataatatatataatatatatatatatatatatatatctatatatatataaatatatatatataatatatatgtgtgtgtgtgtgtgtgtatattacatatatatatataatatattatatatatatatatatatatatatattaattactttaGTTATAAAGCGTCTTAATTGACAGTGGCATTCTGCGCGTTGTCACCATATGTATTGCAGGCATGAGACATTAAGTATAAACATCCACCCGAAAGGGATTTAAAATATTGATAGCGTTATTGGATAAAGACAAAGAAACCGTTTTGGATATCGTGTTGAAGAAGCACCTTTATTCGGCCTATTTTAAATGTCTCcgttattttaatgtttatcgaagttaattttatcattgctTCTTTGGGACTAAGGTAAAGAAAGCTCCCGCAGTGAACGTGACCAACCTACTAATGAACATTTACATCTCTTTACAAGTGTAACTTGCGATTTCAGTATATCCATGGGTGCCGAGACAAAGGGAAGTCTGGCAAATAATGAAACAGAAGGGTTTCGACGTACACAGGTATCTTTTATGTGCGCGCAAAGGAAAACAAGCCGTTCATTTTAGATTGATTCATACAGTTCCTCCGAGtctcgaaggaaaaaaaatacttggaAAGGTTTCTGTTAATAACAAGGTCCCTTTCATGTCTGAAGGATGGCATTGACTGATTCATCCATCACAGTGGAGCTGGAATTAATGGTCCTCCTCCCCTCGAAAAATTCCGGAAGAATATGATGGCCAGCCACTGGATTGTTCAAAAACTTGTAAAGGAGAGACGTACATTTTATGAGTCGTTTGGATTCTATGAATAAAGACTACCACTTGGAAGACCTATTCATAGTGAATTGGATTCAGCGCAAAAGTGTAAAGAGAAAATGGTTCTTATCCTAGTGAATGACTGATAGCAAACAGAAGAAATAGGGAGGAATTCGCTGAATTATCAAGTAAGCAACGACAAAATGACCCATTAAAGTGTGAAGGAGGAAACGTGAAAAGGCGGCCATACCCAATCTTCCAGATTTGAGAGTAATTTCAAGATTGCCCGATCCAGGTTTTATCGggccggaaaaaaaaaatccagactaATCAGAATAACACTGCATCAAGATACGTTGTGTGGGGAATTTGAAGTTGATTCTGTACAGCCCATGTTGAAAACGCTGTTATTCTTCCTTACAGAAAAATAACAGGTAAATATATGTGTGgtcttttgttcttcttttgaacatttttctttgctgaatttattttttcttacaaatCCCATTTTAAGTATCCTTTAGAAATCTTGTCTTGTAATGTAACATTTTCTCCCACAAAACTGAaaggattaaataaaaatgaataaaataacgaaAATCATACACACAATTACGAGTATTTAATCTTTTCATAAGCTTGCGTATGTTTTGGTGCAATGTTTTGAAGCAGCTGAAGGTCATTCTAACGATACGTGATCTCTTGTTAATAGTGATAAACTGCTTGTTTGCGAAAACAATTAGATTTTAATCCACTATGATACTGTAGCCTTATTCCTTTGACATATTTATGGTACAATTCACTTAGTCAGTATGCGAAACTACTgtcttttttaaagtattttgtcTACAGACTGCATTGACAATTTCGTAACATGGACACGAGTATATGGCAGTTGTAGTAGAAAGTGTTTTCCTTTTGCGTATAATTCACAGAAATTTCCCTAAAAATGAGGCGGCGCCGTTgaaagaaaataacaacattgacaggtttatgttattattttgattGAGAAAGACAGATGACAAGGGACTACGACGGAAAGAACGTTTCATGGACTGACAAAAAGCTCATCATGATATTGATAAAAAGGGAATGCAACTGAAAGGTTTTATAGTGGAATTGCAATCAATCgtattgttaaaatatttagGCGCGACACGGACTGGTTTGAATAAGTCTGAAACAAGGGTGTAGTATTTCTACTTGGCTATTCAGTATTTTTATTGATGGGTTAATGAAAGAATTTCACAGAGAGGACAATAGATATAGGTGCAAAGTTatgggaaaagaaaattaaactagTGATGCTTGTATATTGTGTAGTGCTGGTTTGTGATAGTAAAGAATAACCGAAGGAACCGAGGAGAGCTTGAAAATGGTGGCTAAAGAATAAAGTTGAGAGTTAAATGTGAACAAGATTAAGATTATAAGGTTTTGTGTTCATATTTAGGAGATAATTGGACGGACAATTATAGCAGGTGCCCGTTctggcacaaagccagctaaaTCAAAACTGATGTCACATAGTAGATGAGTAAGAAAGTTAATAAAATGTGTGCAAAAGATTTCGAAgactggaattttatatatggaattttatatctcttttctctctctctctctctctcttctctctctctatcttttttctctcctctctctctctatatatataatatatatctatatatatatatatataatatatatatatatatatatatatagtacttttctctctacattttggtgttttttatgggctccttttattatgatatatatatattatatatatatatatactgtatatattagatatatatatatatatatatattatatatatgatatatataatatatatatatatatatatatatatagatttagatatagatatggaatagataggtatagatatagatatatatttatatatgtgtgtatatatatatatatatatatatatatatatatatatatatctatatatatttatatctatatatatctatatctatatctcttgggagtagaccctcttttaaacaagtcttgttgaagaggattgctgcatcagctccattaattttgtatagagtcttctctattttccttattaaagaTTTCTCactgttgctgaaactggcaagcaacgttgccaaaggggatcgtcaaatccggtgtagtcatattgaattatctttattactgccccctttatacatatactactactacaagtttttctcctctcctctctctctctctctctcgctccttcctcctccctttctttccccttctcctctctcctccttctctctctctctctgacgtttcgcccagatctgccagggcatggtcacagcgatggttgctggaggactgaatcttggtggttgttgttgtttttgattaagctgaccttgtgtcagcacagggctcttgctcacagagcagcccgtaacccttggtggtgagtccttcgctatatatcatggtcgtgcgggcgctcacggattctcctgcaggacccagaGGGTGCTTGACTTTttattggctggcggccaggcgtcggaaactctcgaggcgcgttgagcttctcaggtgtgttgcgtcacctggagccgggttttcattggctgcgaccgtggtgatgtaactcctggtatttctaccaacctcttcgatattggtcccgtcctgggcgctggtgttatcGTCTGGAGGGGGGTGgatcttccttacacaggtgggcagctggaagggttcctgtgtcgtattaaggaagggtttttgctcaaggatgaataacgcctcaaggaggcgtaggcgtcgctgatcgggggctcttccaattatctctGTGTTTTTTATGATGTCCTctcgcacgacgtgctgttggttGGCGGTGTTGTACGGCACCATTCTGGGCGTGACAGATCTTCTTAGATAGTCGTGacgttgtcataccgatataaactcctggacatccttggatagggcatgtgtaccggtagacaacgttattctgcttcagggggtctcctgcaggcggggtggggttatttttcataaccaGGTCCCTTGTGCTCCTGTTCTtttaatagattataagagagaccctcttcccttcctccacgggggtgacgttctcttccaAAATCTTCTTgaggcatctctcctcttctttgtatccgtggtgcatgaaggacttgtagaaaatacatatatcctcggaggggggattctctttattctctccgtcctccatgtaccatttgtttaaAGCTGTTCTTatctccctgttgatcagcttgttggagtaaccgttgttaatcatcatttgtgaggctcggtccagttctgcgtgggtgtcctgccacgctgaacagtgcgttaaggccctcctcacgaaggccctgacggtggtggtcttgaacctcgcAGGACTCTCACTCTCTCCATTTAAGCTAAGTCCCAAGTTGGTAGATTTGGTGTAGAAGGTGGTGGTTGTCTTCGGGGTAGTCTTTGTAattaggacgtcgaggaaggtGAGCCGGTCTTCGCtgctgaattcaattgtgaaattaagggcgctgttgcgcaggaactgctggcgaagggcttcaacctcttccttggAGTCAGCTTGAACAAATATGTCATCGATGTATCTGGCATACGTCCGGGGACATCGGTGCTGCGAAAAAACCTGCTCTTCAACGGTACCCATGTAAAAGTTGGCAAAGAGGACGTCCAaaggggatcccattgccacgccgtctttCTGACGAAACGtctgtcctctgtgggtggtgaagggggctctcttcgtacagatgacTAGGAGTGTCTTATGCGATTCTTCCGGGATGTTCGGAGGTTGCTTGTCAGGGTTCCTGTAGACCTTTTCCAAAATGATGCCTATTGTTTCATCGACGGGGACAttggtaaacagggactccaCGCACAAGACAGGTAACCCCTTAcgccccatcatcagccagacacctgCACCGACCTACGATTTGGCAAAACGCCTTAACAAAATCCTGACGCCGTACCCCCCTCAAAATTTTGCCTTACTTCTTCGACGGAGGTCCTGGAGAAAATCCGGGATTCCCCTGGCGACGGCACTATGGCGTCCCTCgacgtggagtccctgtttaccaaTGTCCCTGTCGATGAAACAATAGGCATCATTTTGGAAAAGGTCTACAGGAACCCTGACAAGCAACCTCCAAACATCCCGGAAGAATCGCTTAAGACACTCCTATTCATTCTTGAGCAAAAACCCTTCgtatacgacacaggaacccttcctgctgcccacctgtgtaagaaGTCCCAGCcccgccctcctccccccccccctcctcatgataacaccagcgcccaggacgggaccaatatcgaagaggttgcTAGAAATgccaggagttacgtcaccacggtcgcagccaatgaaaacccggctccaggtgacgcaacacacctgagaagctCAACGTGCCTCGAGAGTTTCCGACACCTGGCGCCCAGCCAATAAAAAGCATCAAGCACCCTCTGGGTACCGCTAGGAGAATACTAGGCTGAGCGCCCGCACCCGCACGACCattgatatatagcgaaggattCTCTAACCACCAAGGGTTGAACGggtgctctgtgagcaagagccctgtgcgacacaaggtcagcttgtaacaacaaaaaacaacaacaaccaccaagattcagtcctccagcaaccatcgctgtgaccatgccctggcagatctgggcgaaacgtcagagagagagagagagagagagagagagagatgagagagagagagagagagagaaacttgtagtagtatatatgtatatagcagtaataaagataattcaatatgactacacggATTTGAccatcccctttggcacgttgcttgccagtttcagcaacatgatatatagcgaagaccgtgctggcataaagccctCTCCACACACATTCATTCAGATCATTCTCCTGCCAGCCACCGTCCAGGAAGGTTCTCTCCTCTTGAAGCTCCAACTAGCAGCCCTCATTGGAAGCTCCAACCTGAAGACTGACAGGACCTCTCCCCTCAGCAGTAGCTGTTCAGAGATAGCCGTGCTAGGACTGGATCCCCCCCATCCTTATCCTTATTCCCATACCCCCACCTAGGGCTTTGCCCACATTTCTACTCTCCTTTTTATCTCTCCAGACCTCATTCTCAATTTCTTCCAACTAACACCATCAGTAGCCCTTTGCCCCTGGagtagccgttgtggtcttaaaactcTCTAGGGGCACGGGAAGTTCTGCATCGTCCAGGCTCATACTTCTTCAGTAGTGCCTGCATAGGAGTTACTGCCTTCCATAAAGTGACTGTTAACTACTACTGTTACtctaatttcttataaaaaacggTTTTTTGGTTCTACCGCCCTTAATAATtgaaattcttcactttttttgaAGTTTTGTAAAAAAGTTGACATTTCTACACCTTCCCCCCTTTTCAAAAATCATCCCACGTTGCTGTAtcacaattttctcaaaattttgaaatttacataATTATCAAAAAGGTTGTGCAAATCCCCTAGATTTAATTTAGCCTCTTTCTTACAGAGGAAATTAATCATCTTTCTTTCAGAGGGTAATAATCTCTGCTCTACCATGACATAATTGGTAAAGTTAAGATTAAGGACACTAGCCAGGGACTTGATGAAGAATCACGTCGCCTGGCAATCTGGAATATTCTACAGGATACATTATGCTATATCCACAAATTCACTAAGGCTAATAATTACTACCTAGCTATAGCAGATGaagcaacaatagaaaaaataattcatcctgACACCAAACTTGCACTACACAATAATAAGTTTGAAGTTCTGGACCCACCTCATCTGAATGCTTCACGTACATTGGTTGTAACCCAGGCTGACATTTTGGTATACAATCTATCTGACGAAGAGCTCAAGTATGAAATTGAGCAACGGAATGGAGTGAAGGTTACAGCAATCATCAAGCTTCTTAACACCAAAACCACATTTAAGGTGAAACTTGAATCTACCCAAATGGTGAGAGACTGTCTCATTGAAGGACTTCTCATCTCCAGCCAATCCTTCCCACATAGATTCCTAAGTCAGGAGATTTATGCTGTTCCACCCCAGTGTATGAGATGCTACAGTTATGAGCATACAAAAAAGAACTGCCCCAAGCCAAGTACTTATAAAATCTGTTCACTATGTCCTCTGAAGAACACTATTGGACCGATTGCACCAACCAAGAAAATCAAAAGTGCATCACTTGTAATGGGGATCACCCAACCATGGCAGCAAGATGCCCAATCAAGAAAACTTTGACCAAGGACCAGGCTAAAACGATCAGGAACCAACAATCCCAGATTACTCCAAACAAGACCTTCGCTCAAGCCACAGCCTCAACTGCGCCGAATAGTTCTATCACACCCAACAACAACATCTCACTTCATCAGCTCACTGTAATTAACACAGCAATAATCACAGCAAATTTGAGTGAAACAGTTGAACCAGGCACTTTCCAAACAATGATGGACGCTTTCTACAAAGCTAATGGACTACCGTTGGTTAAAATTCCTACAGAGGCTATCAAGCTAGCCAAGAAAGTATCAACATTGTTAAAGtcagaaaatcaaaataacaCCAGCACTAATCAGCCCCTGACAATTGATGACGACATGGAAACTGAGGAagccaaaagaaaaagaatactaaGCGATTCAGACTCTGAAGTTGAAATGCCTTCACACCCTGCAAAAAAACGGCATCTCAACAATCACAAGCATCATCCTCAACCTATAACACTACAGACCCTGAAATACAAGGAGCTATGGCTCTTCCAAGCCTCCCTTCCATCAATCAAACCAAGAACCCCAAAATTGGACTTAGACTATACATATCCATCAACTTGACAAAACCCCAAAAACCCAACCCACAATACCCTCAAGAGGATGATTTTTTGACTATAAAACGATGAAGTACATCTTCACAGAGAAATTAGACAATAACACAGTCAAACAAAACATTACTGAAGAACAATAAAGAACTAGACAAATTATAGTAGCATGGAGCACGAGGATAAACCACGACAAATTCCAAAAACTGAACTCAGGCTTCTTTGACTTAACGAAAGGAAAAACACCATAATGGACACTCTCACAGTCATTCAACATAACGTCTTGAAGTGGACATTCCTTCGTAGTAAGGAACTAAGTAACATTTACACTTCTTTCTCCCCACATCTTATACTTCTAAATTCCACGGGGATACCCAACTCCACTCGCATTAAGATCTGGAACTACAACGTTTTTCACCACTAACGACCAAAATGCCGGGACAGCAATAGCAGTAAGACGGGATATCACAGTCAAATTAATAGGCGGATTCAATCATGACCTAATTGCAGTAGAACTACAGACAGTGCGGGGACCAGTAATCATAGCAACTACTTATTTACCCCCCAGGAACCCAGTATTTCCTCAGCAAGATATCTTGTCCTTAATGAGACACAATATCCCTGTCTATCTATTAGCTGACCTAAATGCAATTCACCCAGCCCTGGGCCACAATAGCACAAATACTAGGGGCACCTTAATTCAAGGTCTTATGAACAGGAATCTAGTTTAATTTCTAGGGCCagattttcaaacatacttcagcagaagatccaagggcaaacctgacatccttctgtctaacagataccacatttttaattattcaatcACTCGGGGTCCTTTAACTACCTCGGACCACATACCTATATTATTAAAACTTACTGTGAGACCTATTATGGTAGCCACCAGCCCAACACTCGATTTGACCAATGCCAACTGGAACCGTTTCAAGGATACTCTCGATgactctctctccaactatgacGAACCTGATAACATCATAAAGGATAAATCCTacatcaatgataaaataactttttggtaCAGGATGATCAAAGAAGCCACAGAACTTTGTATCCCCCTCAAAACTTTCAGGATCTTACCATATTCTAAAGAAATAGATAATCTTAAGCAATTACAATATTACTATAAACAAGCCTTAGCTTTAATTAATAATCATGGCCCAACACATCAGCTAttagaatacttac
It contains:
- the LOC135197479 gene encoding uncharacterized protein LOC135197479, with the protein product MGRKGLPVLCVESLFTNVPVDETIGIILEKVYRNPDKQPPNIPEESHKTLLVICTKRAPFTTHRGQTFRQKDGVAMGSPLDVLFANFYMGTVEEQVFSQHRCPRTYARYIDDIFVQADSKEEVEALRQQFLRNSALNFTIEFSSEDRLTFLDVLITKTTPKTTTTFYTKSTNLGLSLNGESESPARFKTTTVRAFVRRALTHCSAWQDTHAELDRASQMMINNGYSNKLINREIRTALNKWYMEDGENKENPPSEDICIFYKSFMHHGYKEEERCLKKILEENVTPVEEGKRVSLIIY